One Vanacampus margaritifer isolate UIUO_Vmar chromosome 20, RoL_Vmar_1.0, whole genome shotgun sequence DNA window includes the following coding sequences:
- the insig1 gene encoding insulin-induced gene 1 protein produces the protein MSSLEEHYWSCSRAPQSEREHSSSTSSATNWLASKGVEMMSIITSVLSSAYSSLHRHRTFNLIRRGLVLFAVGVILALVLNLLQIQRNVTLFPEEVMSTLFSSAWWIPPCCGTGAAVVGLLYPCLDSHLGEPHKFKREWASVMRCIAVFVGINHASVKLDIDNSVQLSLTLAALSLGLWWTFDRSRSGFGLGVTTAFLATVFTQLLVYNGVYQYTSPDFLYVRSWLPCIFFSGGVTVGNIGRQLAMAGVEKPHSD, from the exons ATGTCCAGCCTGGAGGAGCACTACTGGAGCTGCTCCCGTGCGCCGCAGTCGGAACGCGAACACTCGTCGTCCACGTCGTCTGCGACCAACTGGTTGGCGTCCAAAGGCGTGGAAATGATGTCCATCATCACGTCGGTGCTGAGCAGCGCCTACAGCTCGCTGCACCGCCACCGGACGTTTAACTTGATCCGCCGCGGCCTTGTGCTGTTCGCCGTGGGGGTGATCCTCGCCCTGGTGCTCAACTTGCTGCAAATCCAACGCAACGTCACGCTCTTCCCGGAGGAGGTGATGAGTACCTTGTTCTCGTCCGCCTGGTGGATCCCACCGTGCTGCGGCACCGGGGCAG CGGTGGTCGGCCTGCTGTATCCGTGCCTGGACAGCCATCTTGGCGAACCGCACAAGTTCAAGCGGGAATGGGCGAGCGTCATGAGATGCATCGCCGTTTTTGTGGGCATCAACCACGCCAGTGTT AAACTGGACATCGACAACAGTGTGCAGCTGTCTCTCACCCTCGCCGCCCTGTCGCTGGGTTTGTGGTGGACCTTCGACCGCTCACGCAGCGGCTTCGGCTTGGGCGTCACCACGGCCTTCCTCGCCACCGTTTTTACTCAGCTGCTGGTCTACAACGGCGTCTATCA GTACACGTCTCCCGACTTCCTGTACGTGCGCTCCTGGCTGCCGTGTATTTTCTTCTCCGGCGGCGTTACCGTGGGAAACATCGGACGCCAACTGGCCATG GCGGGTGTCGAGAAGCCGCACAGCGACTGA